The sequence ACTAAGAGAGGGATTTGAGTAGATATTTCCTGTGTATGTTCAGATTTCCTGTGTATGTTGTTGCAGATACTGAGTAGTATGAGAGGGATTTGTTCATAGGACAAGTAGTGTGGGGGGTGAATGCAAGTAGTTTGTGAGAGGGAATTGATCTCCTGTGTATACTTTTTCTTCCCCTTTCCATGGTTTTCACCCTCTTGTTGTGGTAGATGGTGATGATGGTTAGGTGAGATCCGTTTGTTCCTTTCCCctctttttttttgaaagaaagttcctttcccctctccccttgtTGCTTTTGCTACCAGCTTTTTTTTTCCTCCCAAGTTCAGGTGTCTGCCCTCTTTTTTGTGGAAACTGATTCAGAACAACCGGATGTAGACGCTCTCTCCGCAGCCGTCTCATCCATGCGACACGCGTCCCATGGGAACGAGAACCGCGCCGCACAGGATTCTCCCTGAGATGAGATGCCTGGACATGTGCTActtcaagaaagaaagaaaacacaGCCCATATAATTTTGCAGCAGTTGAACACTTGATAGTTCTATTTTTCCTCGGTAACAACGGCTGCAGGGCTTGATAACATTTAACTTGACAGTGGAGGGGACTTTCACCATAACGTGTCTTTTGATAGCCAAGACCGCTTTGTGGGCTTCCACGATCATGTGCCTGCCTTCACTGAAGCATACACCGAATTTGTGTCTATTCAGCCTATAAGCATCTACATCGCCAATACCAATACCACCTGAGATGGTGTCCAATGTAAGGCACTCGAGTGATGTTGCATTCTCAAGAATATGGCAGGTCAGCTCAACCATGCTCTTCGCAGAGCAGAAGCCGATGATCTCCACCTTCTTGATGTTGCCATGCCGGAGTCCTGGAATCTGCCTCAGATGTGAGGAATCTTGAAGAACTGAAACATGCTTCATGCGAGTCTGGATAACCTGCATAGGAAGTTATTAGGAacaacatgcttgattaattattagtTCTGTGCACCATAGGTAACAGATATATGCAAGATAAGTGACTTACTTTCAGCCTGAAAGTCTCCAAGATAGGACAGGCATCCAAAAAAAAATACTAGAGAGAAATAATCGAAGTTTGGGGAAAATGCCCCACTTTCAGCATCAAGACAAATGTCCAAATGTTTGAGGTGGAAGAATTTGAGAGGTGCTGATGGTGTGCTGAACATCTGCACTTCAAAGTAATTATATCCAATGCATGAGTACTGTTATAGCAATGACACCGGCATCTAACGATGAAATCAAGAAGTTTCGGAATATACCTCACCAGTCGAATGAATGCTGAGAGTTTCAAGATTTGGCATACATGCTGGAAGCTTGGCACAAGTATGATGAATGAGGTTAAACTCAGAGAAGCAGAACATTTCAAGGTCCTTCACTCGCAATGAATCTCCAATAGAATGGTGTACTATGTCACTTTCGATAGAAACAGTGCGGAGATTTGGAGCTTTATTCTCTATAACTTTCAGTTCCCTGCAATCAGACACCACCGCCAGCTTGCTGAGCCGGTGTAGCAGGCAAGGTATCTTGAGGCGAATGATGTCACTGCAGTTCATGAGATCCAGTTCCTCCAAAGCAAAAGAATAGGAAAGAAGGCACCCTAACTCATCCTCCATAATATGCACCGAATACAGATGAAGCCTTGTCAAGCAACCAAGTCCAGACATGGGACGGAAGGCGCATCCCTTGAGGTGAAGACTCCGAATCGAGTTTCCTCCACTCCTAGAGAATAAAAGCATGCATGGGAAGTTGTAGTGCTCTGACTTGTATCCTAGAGAGAGTGAAATCTTGAGTTCTTCAACCCCTGAAGTAACAGCAATCTGAAGCCAACTGTCAAGCTTACTGGTGTCGAGCTTACTGGTGTCGAAGCAAGAACCATAGTACTGAAACGTGAATGTCTTAATTCCAGTGCCCAAATGGTTTTTCATAATTTGGTCAGTTCTGTTGACGAGAACAAAATTCTGTCCATCTTTCCAGTTCGGGTGAAAAGGAAATTTTGGTTCATTCGGGCCCATTGTACTCCTACAAAAGGTGAGGTTGGGGTAGCATCTCCAGAAATATTGAAATGCATGAGACAAGCAGCTAGCTCGGGCAGCCTCTCTCATTGGCAGTAGGGAATGTATATGATGCCAGACGTCCTGCAAACAAGATAATGGGAGAAACATTAAGTCACTAACACTGAATTGTATTGGAAAGTGGCTCCTTTAACTTGAGTAAAAATAGGATGATATGAACTAACATGAAATCCCAGGTGCTCCGCGTAAAGTGTGATGTATTACATATTTAAATAATGCAAAGGAAATTAAATCAAGGGAAGGGGAGCAgcggtaaagctgttgccttgtgaccatgacgTCACGTTCGAGTCGTGGAAACAgactcttacagaaatgtagggaaaagCTGCGTACAAAAGAGCCAAAGTggccggaccctgcgcaagcgggagctacgagcaccgggctgccctttttaaaAGGAAATTAAATCAAGCATTTTAACACCGAGAGGTGTTTTCCCTGACAGTGTCACTAATGGATTTCGTAAAGTGTCAGTTATACCCCAATAGTGTTATTGCTTGTTCTAGGAAAATGCATATAGTGAAACCGCCGCTCTAGTGTGAATTACGAAACCAGCAAAAATCAAAAGGACACACTATTTTATTCGTTCAGTAAATTCATCACACCACGACATAATCTACAAAAGTAGGCTCAACATATCAAAGCTGAGAACAATCCCAGTTCTTTGCCCGAATGTGCTTTTTTTTTTGTGAACGTCTGAATATGCATGCTAATTTTATTCAACAACCAATATTTGATCAAATTTCTAAACTTGTTGCCTTTTTCATGATACAGAACCAGAGAAACTAGAGTTCAATGTGTAAGCATCAGCGAAATTTAACTGTTGTAGGTTCCAGGTAAATGTTTGTCCTTGGGGTTTCATATGTGTTCGTGCATCCCCTCGATGTTGGTGCCCTCGGTGTGTAGCCCCATCGGGCCTGACTTTATTTCTCTTCTCCTTGAAATGAACATCACAGCCCCTGTCGTTATCAGTAAGATATATCTAAATATACAAGAGCGGCTTCAAACATTATGTATGGAATTTTGGTTTTCATAAATAATAGGCAAAAGAGCAATGAGATTTGTACATGTATAAAGAATCTATGAATGCCAGTGACAAAAAATGACTACTCCAGCAAAGAAGACTGTAGAGATTGCGCTCAAAGGGATAAAAAAAATTGCACGACATGGGGAAAAGAAAGAAACGTCCCAGGTACAGATAGAGATGTGAATTTAAGAGGAAAGTTTGGATTGGTCAGAACTTTGGCATAAACAATCTAGGGAGATAGTTGGCATTTTTGTCGTATTCCATTCGTTAGTACTATTTGTCTCAAGTGAAATAATCATGTCTTCAGGAAGAAAAATCTGTAGTTAGGCTAGGGAGTAGAAATACCCATGGGACACATTGCCACTGCAGTCATGCCTGAAATATGTTCTGACACAAGGATCAGGTAAAAAGTTTCGCAATGAACCCAGCTAGTCAGAATGTGGAAAGTTAAGTCCTGCGCAAATGGGAAAACAATTTGGTTTTGAACGTCGAAAGCGAAGAGCTGAGGTAAGTAAGGCAAAGGTGCCGGAGTTTTGAATGATGTGATTTAATTTAAAGTGTGTATGCCAGATGTGAGAAGTATATATGATTGGCTTCTGACAAAGCTACAGTTTACTCTTTACTGTCATAGTAAAAAAGTAGTAAAGTATTGAAAGATCTGTTTGTAACAATTTGTGCAAAAGAGTACCCATGACTATTGGAGTGATGAAAACAAACATATAACAATATAAGCCTTTCATTATCAGCAACTTTATATTTATGCTTACCATTGGAAGGTCTGGCCCTGAAAATCTCATTCTTTTGCCATCTTGAGAACTATCCCCTTGTTGACAGGGTGAGCCTTTTCTTTTAGCCACAGAAGCAATCGATGTACCTGCAACACATCATGCATGGAAATTAACACAAGGAAACAATCCAAGGATATGAGCGCAAACACTAGTTTCGTTTCAATTATTATGCAACTTTTGCAGAAGAACATATGTTTCAATTTAAGAGACGGATCACACGAATGTGTCAATATCATCAAATCCAACAGAACAATATAATTTATCACATCAGCCAGGTCTCGATTGCTCTCCTCCGACCTGGGTTTCATCTTCAAATTCATGGCAGCTACGGAACACATTGTAACAGAAAACATATTTAGTGCCTTCCTCCCTCTTTTTTAGCGCTTCCCTGCTAGCCACACACAGTGCCAGAGCCAAAAAGATCCGAAAGAATCGGGCAAACTTGACAATATTGATACAAGATGCATCTACCATGTCACAAAATTCATGTCGAGATTCAATCCACGACCCGGGAAACACAAAAGGGAAATTTATGGCTGTGAATAGTATCAAACTCAAATCTGCCCGTACTATTCATAGCTGTGTACCGAATTTCAGCTTGAAATTTGGTGGCAAGGTAGATGCATCCTGTATCAATGCCGCCAATTTTTCTGATCCTTTCATGACTTTTTGGCGGTGGTTCCATGGGCATGCATATTCCTACCGTTTGTTGCATCGAGGGCGTGGAGGCATAGATTAATACTACTGTGCTGCACAAGTTATGTATTAGTACTGTGAACGCGAGGGTGGTGAGAGATGGCTTACCGCGGGCTCGGGTTCGCCGGCGGCGCCGACCCCGTCGCAGGGACAGGAACCGCTGGAGCGGCAGCAGCGCCATCACGCAGGACGACGGCACCTGGGGTCGAGACCAGCGACGACGAACCAAGGGCACCGCCCAGGGTATGCGCCTCTCGCACGATTTCGGATTGAATCCGAACAGCGCGAGGAGTCCCGCTCCCTCCCGAAAGCTCAGTTTGGATTCGGGTGTAACAGGGCGGGACGCTGAGCTAAGGAGACCGCATCGGCGCCGCCAGGAGCGGAGCCTGCTCCGAGAGGAAACCGGGCGGGGCTCCATGGAACAGATGCGGATGGGAGCAAGCAGCAGCGGTTTCCAAAAGGAAAAACATGTCGCGAAAACGGGACGACGAGATGCTGGGCAGAGGGGGTCTCCGAGGAGGAGGAAACGAGCCCGGCTCGCCGGAGAGGGAGGAGCCGCGGCGGCGCCTGGCGGAGGACATTGTCGGGCCACCTACTGAACCTGATGAACTGTTGAAATATATATTCAGTAAAAGGAGAACACTTGCAGATGCCGCTTCAGTTATCCCACGGCCGAGCTCACTCCGTTTCGTATTACTGTCGCCCGACGGCTCAGATCGTCTCAGGCACTATTTACGTCCAGCTATGAGTTTTTTAGAGAGGCAATGATGGTCTTTTTGAGGGAATGCCATTCGACGCACTTTGTTTCATCAAATAATCATTGCATCATTTATAATGTCTAGAATAATAGCATAAGGGGGGTCATCGTCCGAGTACATTGACAACTTTGAATCATACATTAACTCAGTTTGTGTGACGATTTATGTACATGCTTTGATTACTTTTAGTGAATCAGATTCAAAAATTACTTTCCTACAGTTAAGGCTCTGAACGAGCTCAGGTCCTCTTTGAACAGCCATAGCATCAGATATTGCTGAGTTAAGCAAATTTTGTAGGGCAACGGATGAACCGGCGAGTGCCACACATGATCCTCATGCAAATTTGCCACTACTGCACCGGAGTCACCATGAAAATAAGATGCAACAACATTTATTGTAGAAAGGACTCTCACGGTTTCATCCATTGGAGCTCATCCTGGACTGGGCGCGTTGCTGCTTTGGCAAAGTTCGAATACTATTTAACACTAACGTGGGTAATTAAGTATGCATATAAAAGAGCCAGGCTATGGCTAGGGTTGGAACATTCGATTAATACCCCAATACTATTGTATGGCTATAACACATACATACTCTTACAGTTGAATATACACATCATGGCCCTTTGGATTTGGCCATAGATCATGCATACTTGATTAGGTTTCATTAGTTCATACAAATTCTCCACCAAATTAGGATCTGACAAATTGGTATTCAGAGTAAAAATTCCTCGACGGTGTTTCCGGTTGGTGGTTCTCCTCTCCACGGTCATAAAATTCCACCCAATTCCTTCCTTCTGTTTAGCGGTTGCGGATCTAGGCGTGGTGGTGTGCATGCGCCAATTTCGTTAGAGTGTAGATTAGCAGCACGAATCGGTTGCCTATGAGTATCTTCTTTGGAAAAGTCCCAGGTACATTCTTGATCTGTATACCATTTGTGGCATGGAGCGAGGCGGTGACAGGATCTGAATGATAGACTGGGTTGCTAGTAATCTAGTGGTGAAATTTACCCCTCCCTTCAGATCAAGGTGATGGGCATGGCGGTGACACCCTGAATGAAAAGCCAATTTGCAAGAGGTCCTCTATATGAAGGACGATTTTGTGGGATTGCAGCATGAATAGGCAGCTATTCGTACAAAATGTCACCAGGCCTTAGAAAGATGTCACATCCATCATTCTGAACAAGGTGAGACCTTAGATCAAGTAGGCCGGGTACAAATAGTTGTAGTAGATCTAGGCATGCAATTATCAACTATGAGCATTGTTCCAAGATCACAGACACATCAATCCGCTGAAACTAAGCAAAAGGAAGTAGAGGAAGGCCCTAGTAATATTGATAAGTCCCCTACTTTGTAACAAGTAGAAACACAAGCTCGAATGTCAAGAAATGAATACCTTAGAAAACATTTAGAAATGAAAAGAGAATTAACAAGGCAATTTGAGGATCTTGAACTGCACAACTTATCGCCCATCGGGACTGGTAGAACAATTGTCCCTACTATTTTTTAGTCTCAAGCAGTCCATGCCCTGTCCTCTAAAATGGGTACACCTACAACAAATCAAGGCAAGGCTCACACACTAGCTTTCCAACAATATCACCAAAACAAAATGACACGAGCGGACATGAGAGCTCCATGTATGAAGTCCATTATTAAAGGGACCAAGATGGATCTCCCTAGGTTTGAAGGCACATGTCATCTTGGCTGGTCAAATAATGCAACAAGTATTTTTCAAATGTCTGCAATTTTAGAAGAATACAAAATGTTTCCGACCCATTTGTATATTACTGGGAAAGCTGGTGTATGATTAAGAAGGTATGTTCTATTGAAGAACAATGGGCATGGCTAGAgctattgtaagggcatatttatccccaagatgttttggtgattgatgacaatgcttgtgcggactaatcgtgtgcgttaagttctttcagagattcatccattggcacgagacgattacctcccctcggtgttttattcaagacggtgtagctccttcggtTCGTTGTTAGTGGACTAGTTTCGTAgaagtcaccgtactatcaagaggggatccgctttctTAAGACTAGGgcggaatcaacacgtacacatccatatcacacccgACGTTTTCCTTCCGCTTCTTTGGAGCTGCCGTTTCCCCCTGTGTCTGCCTTatcctgccccagcggtagtaccgcagttcacagcggtagtaccgccgaagcacccaagcggtagtaccgctccccaagtggtagtactgctcttcgagcggtagtaccgcttgtggtcttcggccgtagtaccgcagtggttccgggctactgccgcctcgattcgagaccgatgtttttcgtgtcgggttttgcggtactaagtgcggtagtagtggaggtagtaccgctccaagcagtagtaccgcgcctactcccacggtagtaccgctctggggtcAGGTCCCTGTCCTCCccgtcagcgcggcagtaccgctgggtaagagcggtagtaccgccatcagcggtagtaccgccctgcccaagcggtagtaccgctctgtgcggggctgttcagtggggtaacggttggattggttcccccactatataaaggtgtcttcttccccaaagttggcCTACCTCTTTCCctcaaagctccattgttgctccaagctccatttttgcccgatctctctccctaggcaatcaaacttgttgatttgctcgggattggttgagagggcccagatctacacttccaccaagagaaatttgattccccccacttatccctagcggatcttgttactcttgggtgttgagcaccctagatagttgaggtcacctcgaagccatactccattgtggtgaagcttcgtggtgttgttgggagcctccaagtgttgtggagatagacccaatattgtttgtaaaggttcggtcgccgccttcaagggcaccaatagtggaatcacggcatcttgcattgtgtaaggacgtgaggagattacggtggccctagtggcttattggggagcattgtgcctccataccgctctaacggagacgtacttccccttaaaaggaaggaacttcggtaacacatcctcgtctccaccggctccactcttggttatcttgtgcctttacttttgcaagcttacttgtgttgtatctattgcttgcttgtgtgctagttgtctttgcatcatataggttgtccacgtagttgcacatctagacaacctatttcgttgcaagatttaaattgttaaagaaaagtctaaaaattgttagttgcctattcacccccccccccctctagtcaaccatattaatcctttcaattggtatcaaagcctcgtctctttattaaggactttgtcgtcccaagagtatggttgacaccaacgacggtgcggaggagcactccggtgtgaatcccatctcgtcttcggccgaagggggaacctcggtctctcgtgaggaattcaatgtggctttagacacattgaaaacctccatgacggccgaggttaaaagtgttggaaatatgccctagaggcaataataaaagtattattatatttcattgttcatgataattgtcttgtattcatgctataactgtgttatccggaaatcgtaatacacgtgtgaatacttagaccacactatgtccctggtaagcctctagttgaccagctcgttgtgatcaacagatagtcatggtttcctgactatggacattggatgtcgttgataacgggatcacatcattaggagaatgatgtgatggacaagacccaatcctaagcatagcataaaagatcgtgtagttcgttttgctagagctttgcaagtgtcaagtatctcttccttcgaccatgagatcgtgtaactcccggataccgtaagagtgccttgggtgtatcaaacgtcacaacgtaactgggtgactataaaggtgcattacaggtatctccgaaagtagctgttgggttgacacggatcgagactgggatttgtcactccgtatgacggagaggtatctctgggcccactcggtaatgcatcatcatattgagctcaatgtgaccaaggtgttggacacgggatcatgcattacggtacgagtaaagtgacttgccggtaacgagactgaacaaggtattgggataccgacgatcgagtctcgggcaagtaacgtaccgattgacaaagggaattgcatacagggtttgatcgaatcctcgacatagtggttcatccgatgacaacatcgaggagcatgtgggagccatcatgggtatccagatcccgctgatggttattgactgagagcgtctcggtcatgtctgcatgtctcccgaacccgtagggtctacacacttaaggttcggtgacgctagggttatgaagatatgtatatgcagaaacccgaatgttgttcggagtcccggatgagatcccggacgtcacgaggagttccggaatggtccggaggtaaagaattatatataggaagtgctatttcgggcatcgggacaagtttcagggttatcggtattgtaccgggaccaccggaagggtcctgggggtccaccgggtggggccacctgtcccgggggggccacatgggctgtagggggtgcgccttggccataatgggccaagggcaccagcccttataggcccatgcgcctagggtttccccctaggaggagtcctagtggtggaaggcacccctaggtgccttgggggggagggaaacctcccctaggccgccgccccccctagtagatctcatctactagggccggcgcccccccccttggcacccctatatatagtgggggagaggagggacttcagacaccagcccctggcgcctccacctccccccgttacgtctttccctcgtagtctcggcgaagccctgctgctgtgacgccctgcatccaccaccacgccgtcgtgctgctggatcttcatcaacctctccttcccccttgctggatcaagaaggaggagacgtctcccgtcccgtacgtgtgttgaacgcggaggtgccgttcgttcggcgctggtcatcggtgatttggatcacgtcgagtacgactacatcatcaccttgcaagcttccgcacgcgatctacaagtggtatgtagatgcaaactctctccctagactcgttgcttagatgaactcatagatggatcttggtgaaaccgtaggaaaaattttaattttctgcaacgttccccaacagtggtatcagagctaggtctatgcgtagttctctttgcacgagtagaacacaactttgttgtgggcgtggattttgtcatcttacttgcctctactagtcttttcttgctcaacggtattgtgggatgaagcggcccggaccaaccttacacgtacacttacgtgagaccggttccaccgactgacatgcacaagttgcataaggtggctggcgggtgtctgtctctcccaccttagttggagcggaatcgatgaacagggcccttatgaagggtaaatagaagttgacaaaatcacgttgtggtgattcgtaggtaagaaaacgttcttgctagaacccaattgcagccacgtaaaagatgcaacaacaattagaggacgtctaacttgtttttgcagcgattgatcatgtgatgtgatatggccagaagttgtgatgaatgatgaattgtgatgtatgagatcatgttctttgtaataggattcacgacttgcatgtcgatgagtatgacaaccggcaggagccataggagttgtcttattttttgtatgacctgcgtgtcattgaataacgtcatgtaaactactttactttattgctaaacgttagtcatagaagtagaagtagtcgttggcgtgacaacttcatgaagacacgatgatggagatcatgatgatggagatcatggtgtcaagccggtgacaagatgatcatggagccccgaagatgaagatcaatggagctatatgatattggccatatcatgtcacaactatataattgcatgtgatgtttattatgtattatgcatcttgtttacttaggacgacggtagtaaataagatgatcccttataaaatttcaagaagtgttctcccctaactgtgcaccgttgctacagttcgtcgtttctaagcaccacgtgatgatcgggtgtgatggattcttacgttcacatacaacgggtgtaagacagttttacacagcgaaaacacttagggttaacttgacgagcctagcatgtgcagacatggcctcggaacacggagaccgaaaggtcgaacatgagtcgtatggaagatacgatcaacatgaaaatgttcaccgacgatgactagtccgtctcacgtgatgatcggacacgggctagtcgactcggatcgtgtaacacttagatgactaaagggatgtctaatctaagtgggagttcataatttgattagaactttattatcatgaacttagtctaaaacctttgcaaatatgtcttgtagatcaatggccaacgctaatgtcaacatgaacttcaacgcgttcctagagaaaaccaagctgaaagatgatggcagcaactatacggactgggtccggaacctgaggatcatcctcatagctgccaggaaacaatatgtcctagaaggaccgctaggtgacgctcccgtcccagagaaccaagacattatgaatgcttggcagtctcgcgctgatgattactccctcgttcagtgcggcatgctttacagcttagaaccggggctccaaaagcgttttgagcatcacggagcatatgagatgttcgaagagctgaaactagttttccaagctcatgcccgggtcgagagatatgatgtctccgacaagttctacagttgtaagatggaggaaaacagttctgtcagtgagcacatcctgaagatgtctgggttgcacaaccgtatgacccagctgaacattaacctcccagatgaggcggtcattgacagaatcctccagtcgctcccaccaagctacaagagctttgtgatgaactacaacatgcagggaatggaaaagaccattcctgaagtgttctcgatgctgaagtcagcagaggctgaaatcaagaaagaacatcaagtgttgatggtcaataagaccactaagttcaagaagggcaagggtaagaagaacttcaagaaggacggcaaagatgttgccgcgcctggtaagccagttaccgggaagaagtcaaagaatggacccaagcctgagactgagtgcttttattgcaaggggaagggtcactggaagcggaactgccccaaatacttagcggataagaaggccggcaacaccaaaggtatatttgatatacatgtgattgatgtgtaccttaccagtactcgtagtaactcctgggtatttgataccggtgccgttgctcatatttgtaactcacagcaggagctgcggaataaacggagactggcaaaggacgaggtgacgatgcgcgtcgggaatggttccagagtcgatgtgatcgccgtcggcacgctgcctctacatttacctacgggattagttttgaacctcaataattgttatttagtgccaagtttgagcatgaacattgtatctggatctcgtttaatacgagatggctactcatttaagtctgagaataatggttgttcgatttatatgagagatatgttttatggtcatgctccgatggtcaatggtttattcttaatgaatctcgagcgtaatattacacatgttcatagtgtagataccaaaagatttaaagttgataacgatagtcccacatacttgtggcactgccgccttggtcacattggtgtcaagcgcatgaagaagctccatgccgatggacttttagagtctcttgattatgaatcgtttgacacgtgcgaaccatgcctcttgggcaaaatgaccaagactccgttctccggaacaatggagcgagcaaccaacttgttggaaatcatacataccgatgtgtgcggtccaatgagcgttgaggctcgcggaggatatcgttatgttctcactctcacagatgacttgagtagatatgggtatgtctacttaatgaaacacaagtctgagacctttgaaaagttcaaggaatttcagaatgaggtggagaatcaacgtgaccgaaagataaaattcttacgatcagatcgtggaggagaatacttaagtcacgaatttggtacacacttaaagaaatgtggaattgtttcacagctcacgccgcctggaacacctcagcgaaacggtgtgtccgaacgtcgtaatcgcactctattggatatggtgcggtctatgatg comes from Triticum aestivum cultivar Chinese Spring chromosome 5B, IWGSC CS RefSeq v2.1, whole genome shotgun sequence and encodes:
- the LOC123112416 gene encoding uncharacterized protein; its protein translation is MEPRPVSSRSRLRSWRRRCGLLSSASRPVTPESKLSFREGAGLLALFGFNPKSCERRIPWAVPLVRRRWSRPQVPSSCVMALLPLQRFLSLRRGRRRRRTRARGTSIASVAKRKGSPCQQGDSSQDGKRMRFSGPDLPMDVWHHIHSLLPMREAARASCLSHAFQYFWRCYPNLTFCRSTMGPNEPKFPFHPNWKDGQNFVLVNRTDQIMKNHLGTGIKTFTFQYYGSCFDTSKLDTSKLDSWLQIAVTSGVEELKISLSLGYKSEHYNFPCMLLFSRSGGNSIRSLHLKGCAFRPMSGLGCLTRLHLYSVHIMEDELGCLLSYSFALEELDLMNCSDIIRLKIPCLLHRLSKLAVVSDCRELKVIENKAPNLRTVSIESDIVHHSIGDSLRVKDLEMFCFSEFNLIHHTCAKLPACMPNLETLSIHSTGEMFSTPSAPLKFFHLKHLDICLDAESGAFSPNFDYFSLVFFFGCLSYLGDFQAESYPDSHEACFSSSRFLTSEADSRTPAWQHQEGGDHRLLLCEEHG